The genome window TCGGTGACCGTGCGGCCCAGGACGTGGCGTGCGAGCCCGTCGCGGACGGTCTCGACCTCGGGGAGCTCGGGCACCCGTCAGTCCAGGTCGGTGGCGGGGACCTCGTCCCCCGTGGCCTCGCGCAGCGCGTTGAGGGCGGCCCAGGCGGCGGACGCGGCCTCCTGCTCGGCGACCTTCTTGGCCGGGCCCGTGCCGGACCCGCGCACCTCGCCACCGACGACGGCGTGCGCGGTGAACGTGCGGGCGTGGTCGGGCCCCTCGCCGGTCACCTCGTAGTACGGCGCTCCGAGGCCGAGCACGGCGGACAGCTCCTGCAACGAGGTCTTCCAGTCGAGCCCCGCCCCGAGGTCCGCAGCGGCGGTGAGGGTCGGCCGGACGAGCCGGTCGACGAGCACCCGCGCCGGCTCGAGGCCGTGCGAGAGGTACACCGCACCGAAGATCGCCTCGAGCGTGTCGGACAGGATCGAGTCCTTGTCCTTGCCGCCGGTGGCGAGCTCACCCTTGCCGAGCAGCACGTAGCTGCCGAGGTCCAGCGTCCGGGCGACCTGCGCCAGAGCGCGCTGCGACACGGTGGCGGCACGCATCTTGGCGAGGTCGCCCTCGGAGTTCGCAGGGTGCGCCCGGTAGAGGTGCTCGGTCACGACGAGCCCCAGGACGGTGTCGCCGAGGAACTCGAGACGCTCGTTGGTGGGGATGCCACCGGCCTCGTGGGCGAACGAACGGTGCGTGAGAGCCAGCACGAGAAGCTCGGGGTCCAGGTGGACCCCGAGCTTCTCGAGGAGCGACTGCGCTGCCGCGCTCACGCGACGTCGGTGTCGACGGCTGTGCCGGTCATCGGACCCGTGAGGGTCAGACGGCCTCGTGCTCGCTGCGCACGGCCTCGACGTAGCGACGGCCGTTGTACGCGCCGCACGTCGGGCACGCGATGTGCGGCCGCGTCTGCGACTTGCACTGGGGGCAGCTGGTGAGCGTCGTGGCAGTGGTCTTCCACTGCGACCGACGCGCACGGGTGTTGCTGCGCGACATCTTGCGCTTCGGAACCGCCACGGTCAGCTCTCTCTCTTCTCGTCGTCAGTGCCCTGCAGGCCGCCGAGGGCGGCCCACCGGGGGTCGATCGTCTCATGCGCATGGTCCGGGTCGTCGGCGAGCCGCGCCCCGCACTCCGAGCACAGTCCCGGGCAGTCCGTCCGGCACAGGGGCCGGAAGGGCAGCGCGGGCACGACCGCGTCACGCAGCGCGGGCTCGAGGTCGACCAGGTCGCCCTCCAGCTCGCGCAGGTCCTCGTCGTCGTCACCGTTCGCCTCCGCGACGTCGGCACGCTCGGGGTACACGTACAGCTCCTGCAGCGGGACGTCGACAGGCTCGACCACCCGCTCCAGGCACCTCACGCACTCCCCGACGGCCTCGCCGCGGATCGATCCGGTAACCAGAACCCCTTCCATGACCGCCTCGAGCCGGAGATCCAGCTCGAGGTCGCTCCCGGCAGGGATGCCGATCATGCCGCTGCCGAGCTCGTCGGGTGCCGCGACCGTCCGCTGCACCTTCCGCATCGATCCCGGGCGTCGGCCCAGCTCGTGCGTCTCGAGCACGAACGGCGAACGGGGATCGAGGTGGGATGGGCGCACGGTCCGGTCCCCTCGTTCCAGGTGGCACCGGGCGCGGGCGCGCGGTGCCTAGTTGCGGCAATGACGACTCGGCCCACACCACGACCGGCAGGACCAACCGGAAACTCTACGGCACCATCGGCCGCGGTCCCAAACCGAGGGGGCCGCGCAGCACAACGACCGGGCGAGGAACGACCGGTCTACGCGCCCTCGCCCGGCAGCAGCCGACCCGCGAGCTTCGCGCGGCCGGCCTGCACCTGCGCGAGGACCTTGCCCAGGTCGATCTCGAAGTCCGCCAGCCGACGGTCGCAGTAGTCGTCCGCGTCGCGCCGCAGGGACTCCGCCGTCTCCTGCGCCTGTGCGACGATCTCGGCGGCGCGGGACCGTGCCTCCGTGACGACGCTCTCCTGCTCCACGAGCTCGGCCGCACGGGTCCGGGCACGGGCCACGACCGCGTCGGCCTCGGTCTGCGCCGCGGCGCGCGCCGCGTCCGCGTCCGCGAGCACCTCGTCCGCCCGGTGCAGCTGCGAGGGCAGCGCCGCCCGCACCTGGTCCACGAGCTCGAGGATCTCCGCGCGGTTCACCAGGACCGACGACGACATGGGCATCGCCCGCGCCTGCGTCACCGCGTCCTCGAGCGCGTCGAGCACACCCCCGACGCCCTCCGTGCGCTCCTCGCCGTCGTCCACGTGCTCGGTCATCGTCCGTCCTCTCCCCCGACGCCCGGGTTCGGTGCCAGTGCGCGTCGCACTGCCGCCGCCACCGCGGGCGTCACCATGTCGTCGATCGGTCCGCCGTGCCGTGCCACGTCCTTCACCAGGGACGACGCGATGTGCGCACGCCCCGGGTCTCCCAGGACGAACACGGTCTCCACCCCGGACAGGTGGCGGTTCATGAGTGCCATCGCGAGCTCCGCGTCGAGGTCCGCACCGCTGCGCAGGCCCTTGACGACCGCACGCGCACCGACGTCGCGCACCAGGTCGACCAGCAGCCCGTCGGTCGCCACGACCCGCACGCCCGCCATCCCGCTCAGGGCGTCGACCGCGAGCCGCACCCGTTCGTCCGGGGGGAGCAGCGACCGCTTCGACGCGTTGTGCGCCACGGCCACCACGACCTCGTCGAACATCGACGACGCACGCCGGACGACGTCCACGTGGCCGAGCGTGATCGGGTCGAACGACCCGGGGCAGACAGCGGTGCTCACGGACGCCAACCTACGTCACGAGCCCCGGACGGACCCGGCGGCGGCTCGCTAGGGTCGCGGTGTGACGAGGATCCGTCCGGGGACGTCCGCGGACGTCCCCGCCCTGCGCACGGTGTGCGCGCTCGCCTACGACGAGAACCCGCTCATGCGCTGGGTGCTGCCGCAGGCACCGACCCGGGCCGACGCGTGCGCGGCCTGGCTGGGGCCGTCGCTCGAGCGCTACCTGGCGGCGGGACGGGTCGACGTGCTGCTCGTCGACGAGCAGGTGGTCGCGGTCGCGGCGTGGCGTCCGCCGGGCGCGGAGGCGGCGGGCGCGGTCGCCGCGACCCTGCCGTCGCCCGCCGGCGCGCTGCGCGCGCTCGTCGGTGCGGCGCGGGCCACGCACGTGCTCGCTGCCCTCGGTGGCACGGCGCAGCTCGCCCCCGCGGAGCCGGGCGCCTACCTCAACTACCTCGCCGTGCACCCGGAGCACCAGTCGCGTGGGCTCGGGAGCCGGCTGCTCCGGCACGGGCTCGACGCCCTGCGCGGCGAGCCCGGCACACCGTGGCTCGCGACGACCGACCCCCGCAACGTCCCGTTCTACGAGCGGCACGGGTTCTCGCCCGCGGGGACGCGGACGCTGGGCGACGACGGGCCCGTGCTCACGGTCCTGCACGCCCCCGGCCCCGGTTGCGCTCCCCCGCCCGCACCGTCAGCCTGACCGGATGGTCGGCACCGCACGTGAGCACGACGTCGTGGTCCTGGGTGCGACCGGGTTCGTCGGGACGCTCGTCGCCGAGCACCTCGCGCTGGCGGCACCCGCCGGGGCCCGCATCGCGCTGGCCGGCCGGTCCCGGGACAGGCTCACCCGCGTCCGCGCCCTGCTCCCGGCGCCCGCGCGGGCCTGGCCGCTCCTGGTCGCGGACACCGACGACGACGCCTCCCTGCGCGCCCTGGCCGCCGCGACCCGTGTGGTCGTCACGACCGTCGGGCCGTACCTGCGTTCGGGTCTTCCGGTCGTCGAGGCGTGCGCGCGGGCCGGGACCCACTACGCCGACCTCACCGGCGAGGTCCCCTTCGTCCGCCGCGCCGCCGACACGCACGGCGAGGTCGCCCGCGCGACGGGCGCCCGCCTGGTCCACGCGTGCGGGTACGACGCCGTCCCGTCGGACCTGGCCGTGCTCCTGCTGCACCGCCGGGTCGCGGCCGACGACGCCGGCACCCTGGGGCACGTCCGCCTCGTCGCGAGCGCGCGCGGGGGCGTGAGCGGCGGGACCGTCGCGTCCGTGCGCGGCGTCGCCGAGCTCGCGGTGCGGGACGCGTCCGTCCGCCGGCTGCTCGCCGACCCGTACGCGCTGAGCCCGGACCGTGCCGCCGAGCCGAGCACGACCCAGCCGAGCGACGCACCAGCGCCCGGGCGGACCGTCGACGGGCGCTGGGTCGCCACGTCGCCCATGGGGTCGTTCAACACCCGCGTGGTGCGGCGGTCGAACGCCCTGCAGGGCTGGGCGTACGGGCGCGACCTGCGGTACGAGGAGGTCGCCGCGACGGGCCGCGGCCTGCGGGGCGCCGCGGCCGCCGTGGGGCTGAGCGTCGGCCTGCCGCTCGCGCTCGCCGCGCTCATGGTGCCCCCGACGCGTGCGCTCCTCGACCGCGCGCTGCCCGCCGCCGGCACCGGCCCGGACGCCGCGACGCGCCGCGCCGGCTGGTTCCGGATGGGCGTCCACGCCGTCACGACGACGGGTCGGCACTACCGCGCGCTCGCGGCCGGTCACGGCGACCCCGGCTACGCCGCGACGGCCGTCATGCTCGGCGAGGCGGCGCTCGCCCTGGCGCTGGACGGCGACCGCCTCCCCGACCGCGCCGGCTCCCTCACCCCCGCGACCGGCATCGGCGACGTGCTCGTCGAGCGGCTCCGGGCGGCGGGGCACACCTACGAGGCGGCCGAACGCTGACCGAGCCGCACCGCGCGGTCTCGCTCAGCCCCGGCCCAGCGCGGCGACGGCAGCCGACGCCGCCTCGGCGACCAGGGCGTCGTCGTGCTCGGCGTCCCGGTCCGCGCGGTCCGACATGACCGCGACGACGATCGGTGCGCCGCCCGTCGGCCAGACGACCGCCACGTCGTTGCGGGTGCCGTACCCGGCGGCACCGGACTTGTCGCCGACGACCCAGTCGGCGGGCAGCCGCGCGCGCACGAGCGTGTCCCCCGTCCGCGTGCCGGTCAGCCACGCCGTGAGCACGGCACGTTCCTCGTCGCCGAGCGTGTCCCCGAGGACGTAGGCACGCAGGTCCTCGGCCAGCGTGCGGGGCGTCGTCGTGTCGCGCTCGTCGCCACGTGCGGCCTCGTTGAGGTCGGGCTCCGTGCGCGAGACGACCGTGACGTCGTCGCCCAGGGCCGCGAGCGCGGCGTCGAGGGCGGCCGGGCCCCCGAGGGCCTCCAGGAGCAGGTTCCCGGCCGTGTTGTCGCTGCGCGTGACGGCCGCCTCGGCGACCTCGGCGAGCGTCATCGTCCCGCCCACCCGCGTCTCGGTGACCGGTGAGAACACCACGAGGTCGTCCGCCTCCACCGGCACCTGCCGGCCGAGGCCGTCGACGCCCACGAGGTCCAGCAGCGCGCCCGCCGCGAGCGCCTTGATCGTCGATGCGTACGCGAAGCGCTCGTCGTCGCGCCACACGACCGCGGCTCCGGTGCCGGTGTCGACCGCGTGGACGCCCACGCGGGCGTCGTAGCGCGCCTCGAGCTCGCCGAGCGGCAGCGGGACCGGGGTCGGCGCGGGTGCGGGCGCGGGTGCCGGCGCGGAGGCCGCCGGCGTGCTGCCGGGGCTGCCCGCCGTGGTGGGGGCGACCTCGGGGGTGACGGCGCAGCCGGTGACGAGGAGGGCGAGGAGCGGGCCCACGGCGAGGGCGCGGCTCTGGCTCGGAGTTCGTGGCACGACGACCATCCTGCGACACCCGACGCGCTCCGACCGGGTACGGCGCTCGTTCGGGGCCGGGCGCGCCGACGACCGGCCGGCTCTGCGGCCCCGACCGGGGCCGGTTAGCCTCGTCGGGTGACCGTGCTCGACCGCCACCACGTCCGGGTCTCGGGGTCTCCCGGTGCGCAGCCGATCGTGTTCGTCCACGGGTTCGGGTGCGACCAGAACATGTGGCGTCACGTCGCCCCGACGTTCCAGGACGCGTTCACGGTCGTGACCTTCGACCACGTCGGCGCCGGCGCGTCCGACCTGTCGGCGTACGACCCCGTGCGGCACGGCTCGCTGCAGGGCTACGCCGACGACGTCCTGGAGATCCTGCGCGAGCTCGACCTGCGTGACGTCGTCCTCGTCGGGCACTCGGTGTCGGCCACGATCGGCGTCCTGGCGGCGGTCGCCGAGCCCGAGCGCTTCGACAAGCTCGTGCTCGTGGGCCCCTCCCCCCGGTACACCGACGACGACGGCTACACCGGCGGCTTCACCGAGGCCGACATCACCGAGCTGCTCGACTCCCTCGACAGCAACTACCTCGGCTGGTCCAGTGCGATGGCGCCGGTGATCATGGGCAACCCCGACCGCCCCGAGCTGGGTGCCGAGCTGACCGCGAGCTTCTGCCGCACGGACCCCGACATCGCGCGCCGGTTCGCCCGCGTCACGTTCCTGTCGGACAACCGCGCCGACCTGCCGCGCGTCACCGTCCCGACGCTCGTGCTGCAGTGCACGGACGACGTCATCGCCCCCGTGGCGGTCGGGCAGTACGTGAGCGACGCCATCCCCGGCGCCCGGCTCGCCCTGCTCGACGCGACCGGCCACTGCCCCCAGCTGAGCGCACCCGCGGCGACGACCGCCGCGATCGCCGAGTTCGTGCGCTGACGGCACCGTGACGAGCCCCCCGCGCGACGCCTCCGACGCCGCGTTCCGCGAGGCTCTCCGCCAGGACGACCCGGCCCTCCTGTACGACCGCGCTCCGTGCGGGTACCTGTCGACGACGCCCGACGGCCGCGTCGTGCGCGTGAACGAGACGTTCCTCACGTGGACCGGGTACCGCCACGAGGAGCTCGTGGGGCGCCGCCGGTTCGTCGACCTGCTGCCCGTCGGCGGGCGGATCTACCACGAGACGCACTACGCGCCGACGCTGCGCATGCAGGGCATGGCGCGCGAGATCGCGCTCGAGATCGTCTGCGCCGACGGGCGGCGGCTGCCCGTGCTCGTGAACGCCGTGCTCGACCGCGACGCCGACGGCACGCCCCTCGTCATCCGGACGGCCGTGTTCGACGCCACCGAGCGGCGGCGCTACGAGCAGGAGCTGCTGGCCGCCAAGCGCCGCGCGGAGGAGTCGGAGGTACGGGCGCTGCAGCTCGCGCAGACCCTCCAGCAGACGCTCATCCCGCCGACCCCGCCGCACGTCCCCGGGCTCGACGTCGCGGCCGCGTACCGGCCCGCGGGTGACGGCCGGCACGTCGGCGGCGACTTCTACGACGTCTTCCAGG of Cellulomonas dongxiuzhuiae contains these proteins:
- the rnc gene encoding ribonuclease III, which encodes MSAAAQSLLEKLGVHLDPELLVLALTHRSFAHEAGGIPTNERLEFLGDTVLGLVVTEHLYRAHPANSEGDLAKMRAATVSQRALAQVARTLDLGSYVLLGKGELATGGKDKDSILSDTLEAIFGAVYLSHGLEPARVLVDRLVRPTLTAAADLGAGLDWKTSLQELSAVLGLGAPYYEVTGEGPDHARTFTAHAVVGGEVRGSGTGPAKKVAEQEAASAAWAALNALREATGDEVPATDLD
- the rpmF gene encoding 50S ribosomal protein L32 translates to MAVPKRKMSRSNTRARRSQWKTTATTLTSCPQCKSQTRPHIACPTCGAYNGRRYVEAVRSEHEAV
- a CDS encoding YceD family protein; protein product: MRPSHLDPRSPFVLETHELGRRPGSMRKVQRTVAAPDELGSGMIGIPAGSDLELDLRLEAVMEGVLVTGSIRGEAVGECVRCLERVVEPVDVPLQELYVYPERADVAEANGDDDEDLRELEGDLVDLEPALRDAVVPALPFRPLCRTDCPGLCSECGARLADDPDHAHETIDPRWAALGGLQGTDDEKRES
- the coaD gene encoding pantetheine-phosphate adenylyltransferase; the encoded protein is MSTAVCPGSFDPITLGHVDVVRRASSMFDEVVVAVAHNASKRSLLPPDERVRLAVDALSGMAGVRVVATDGLLVDLVRDVGARAVVKGLRSGADLDAELAMALMNRHLSGVETVFVLGDPGRAHIASSLVKDVARHGGPIDDMVTPAVAAAVRRALAPNPGVGGEDGR
- a CDS encoding GNAT family N-acetyltransferase, producing the protein MTRIRPGTSADVPALRTVCALAYDENPLMRWVLPQAPTRADACAAWLGPSLERYLAAGRVDVLLVDEQVVAVAAWRPPGAEAAGAVAATLPSPAGALRALVGAARATHVLAALGGTAQLAPAEPGAYLNYLAVHPEHQSRGLGSRLLRHGLDALRGEPGTPWLATTDPRNVPFYERHGFSPAGTRTLGDDGPVLTVLHAPGPGCAPPPAPSA
- a CDS encoding saccharopine dehydrogenase family protein — its product is MVGTAREHDVVVLGATGFVGTLVAEHLALAAPAGARIALAGRSRDRLTRVRALLPAPARAWPLLVADTDDDASLRALAAATRVVVTTVGPYLRSGLPVVEACARAGTHYADLTGEVPFVRRAADTHGEVARATGARLVHACGYDAVPSDLAVLLLHRRVAADDAGTLGHVRLVASARGGVSGGTVASVRGVAELAVRDASVRRLLADPYALSPDRAAEPSTTQPSDAPAPGRTVDGRWVATSPMGSFNTRVVRRSNALQGWAYGRDLRYEEVAATGRGLRGAAAAVGLSVGLPLALAALMVPPTRALLDRALPAAGTGPDAATRRAGWFRMGVHAVTTTGRHYRALAAGHGDPGYAATAVMLGEAALALALDGDRLPDRAGSLTPATGIGDVLVERLRAAGHTYEAAER
- the bla gene encoding class A beta-lactamase, with protein sequence MVVVPRTPSQSRALAVGPLLALLVTGCAVTPEVAPTTAGSPGSTPAASAPAPAPAPAPTPVPLPLGELEARYDARVGVHAVDTGTGAAVVWRDDERFAYASTIKALAAGALLDLVGVDGLGRQVPVEADDLVVFSPVTETRVGGTMTLAEVAEAAVTRSDNTAGNLLLEALGGPAALDAALAALGDDVTVVSRTEPDLNEAARGDERDTTTPRTLAEDLRAYVLGDTLGDEERAVLTAWLTGTRTGDTLVRARLPADWVVGDKSGAAGYGTRNDVAVVWPTGGAPIVVAVMSDRADRDAEHDDALVAEAASAAVAALGRG
- a CDS encoding alpha/beta fold hydrolase — its product is MTVLDRHHVRVSGSPGAQPIVFVHGFGCDQNMWRHVAPTFQDAFTVVTFDHVGAGASDLSAYDPVRHGSLQGYADDVLEILRELDLRDVVLVGHSVSATIGVLAAVAEPERFDKLVLVGPSPRYTDDDGYTGGFTEADITELLDSLDSNYLGWSSAMAPVIMGNPDRPELGAELTASFCRTDPDIARRFARVTFLSDNRADLPRVTVPTLVLQCTDDVIAPVAVGQYVSDAIPGARLALLDATGHCPQLSAPAATTAAIAEFVR
- a CDS encoding PP2C family protein-serine/threonine phosphatase, translated to MTSPPRDASDAAFREALRQDDPALLYDRAPCGYLSTTPDGRVVRVNETFLTWTGYRHEELVGRRRFVDLLPVGGRIYHETHYAPTLRMQGMAREIALEIVCADGRRLPVLVNAVLDRDADGTPLVIRTAVFDATERRRYEQELLAAKRRAEESEVRALQLAQTLQQTLIPPTPPHVPGLDVAAAYRPAGDGRHVGGDFYDVFQVSTDDWVVVLGDVQGKGVQAAAVTALVRYTVRAASVGHDAPRDVLRTLDEVLRGADTERFCTAVVARLRRVDGAWHATVACGGHPLPLLRRRGARPTSVGRHGPLLGVFPHPAFTDTDVPLRPGDALVLYTDGVTEARRRRGELYGDDRLAAVVDEHRGPAADVTDAILADVMAYQSGDARDDIAVVTVAVEPPGT